One Salvelinus sp. IW2-2015 linkage group LG4q.2, ASM291031v2, whole genome shotgun sequence DNA window includes the following coding sequences:
- the LOC111963406 gene encoding RNA helicase aquarius-like, with the protein MQREEEGHLFCKLLDILFYTGIGINDQTGNALTEKEMTTLHYDRITSLQKAAFAHFPELQDFALSNVGAVDTQESLTKQFGHFSFRVCWIRTHKAHKSQHSPPGGLVPMSVTRAGRGTGHHH; encoded by the exons atgcagagagaggaggaaggacaccTCTTCTGCAAGTTACTGGACATACTGTTCTACACCGGCATTGGGATCAATGACCAGACAGGCAACGCCCTGACAGAGAAGGAGATGACCACGCTCCACTATGACAGAATCACATCACTGCAG AAGGCAGCCTTTGCCCATTTCCCAGAGCTGCAGGACTTTGCCCTGTCCAATGTGGGAGCCGTGGACACACAAGAATCCCTCACCAAACAGTTTGGCCATTTCAG ttTCCGGGTATGCTGGATAAGGACCCATAAGGCCCATAAG TCCCAACACTCTCCACCGGGTGGCCTCGTACCTATGTCTGTTACCAGAGCTGGCAGAGGGACAGGACACCACCATTGA